A genome region from Naumovozyma castellii chromosome 5, complete genome includes the following:
- the NCAS0E00870 gene encoding uncharacterized protein (ancestral locus Anc_3.456) — MTVTDPPLSFEQNTDKEIIRFTHLLNSEAWKGLLSAEQYADREAVLGASPISQRDRSQTMKTEFPQGYEWLGIKYFVVKDSTLPATSKTSQIVSACETLNRLGWCIRPDSNGVIEPTLVVCIGGVFTAEKHRRKGYAKKMIEMLNKFYDQIRDAPDAPPLLKNLVVNLYSEVDDYYEKVGYHSMHVPLHHVTELDEFYKVFCNNVTNKEGRYLGYDDYEDLVELEKKQFKKHLSELAVKNPKSFVFTVKPDIDIFKWLEDRDIFIQDKLHKGAKVPPFGFALKDNSHIVWHHNWNASTLVIVKIFISDESSKNNSEEVLKELMAHAVDEAKAMQLSQLQFWDEEIPLTEFPNLAKTLKHLEDDSKLYVTNGSVSAVRPPAGFDKDTIVWDNNTKFCWF; from the coding sequence ATGACGGTCACTGATCCACCACTATCTTTCGAACAGAATAcagataaagaaataatcAGATTCACTCACTTATTAAACAGTGAAGCATGGAAGGGTCTCCTCAGCGCAGAGCAATATGCTGATAGAGAAGCGGTTCTGGGCGCTTCACCCATTTCTCAAAGAGATAGATCTCAAACCATGAAGACTGAATTTCCACAAGGTTACGAATGGCTCGGTATTAAATATTTCGTTGTGAAGGACTCCACCTTACCAGCAACTTCAAAGACAAGTCAAATTGTGTCGGCATGTGAAACTTTGAATAGATTAGGATGGTGCATTCGTCCTGATTCCAATGGTGTTATAGAGCCTACGTTGGTGGTGTGTATTGGTGGGGTATTTACTGCTGAGAAACATCGTAGAAAGGGGTATGCTAAGAAAATGATTGAAAtgttgaataaattttatGACCAGATCCGTGATGCTCCTGACGCTCCTCCCTTGTTGAAAAACCTGGTAGTTAATTTGTATAGTGAAGTGGATGATTATTACGAAAAAGTTGGATACCATTCCATGCACGTTCCATTGCATCACGTTACtgaattggatgaattcTACAAAGTTTTTTGTAATAATGTCACCAATAAGGAGGGAAGATATTTGGGTTACGATGATTATGAAGATTTAGTGgaattggagaagaaaCAGTTCAAGAAACATTTGTCGGAACTGGCTGTCAAGAATCCAAAATCTTTTGTGTTTACTGTGAAGCCAGATATtgacattttcaaatgGCTTGAAGATCGTGACATTTTCATTCAAGATAAATTACACAAGGGTGCCAAAGTTCCACCATTCGGGTTTGCACTCAAGGATAATAGTCATATCGTGTGGCATCACAATTGGAATGCTAGTACTCTGGTAATTGTGAAGATTTTCATTTCTGATGAATCCAGCAAGAATAATTCAGAGGAGGTTTTGAAAGAGTTAATGGCTCATGCCGTCGATGAAGCCAAAGCCATGCAGTTATCTCAATTACAATTTTGggatgaagaaattccatTAACTGAATTCCCAAATCTAGCCAAGACTTTGAAGCATCTGGAGGATGATTCTAAATTGTATGTCACCAATGGATCGGTTAGTGCAGTAAGACCACCAGCTGGATTTGACAAAGATACCATTGTTTGGGATAACAATACCAAATTCTGTTGGTTTTGA
- the RPS23A gene encoding 40S ribosomal protein uS12 (ancestral locus Anc_3.467) → MGKGKPRGLNSARKLRVHRRNNRWAENNYKKRLLGTAFKSSPFGGSSHAKGIVLEKLGIESKQPNSAIRKCVRVQLIKNGKKVTAFVPNDGCLNFVDENDEVLLAGFGRKGKAKGDIPGVRFKVVKVSGVSLLALWKEKKEKPRS, encoded by the exons ATGGGTAAAGGTAAGCCAAGAGGTTTGAACTCTGCAAGAAAGTTGCGTGTCCACAGAAGAAACAA TCGTTGGGCCGAAAACAACTATAAGAAGAGATTGTTGGGAACAGCCTTCAAGTCTTCTCCATTCGGTGGTTCTTCTCACGCTAAGGGTATCGTCTTAGAAAAATTGGGTATTGAATCCAAGCAACCTAACTCTGCTATTAGAAAGTGTGTTAGAGTTCAATTAATCAAGAATGGTAAGAAGGTTACTGCTTTCGTTCCAAATGATGGTTGTTTGAACtttgttgatgaaaatgacGAAGTCTTATTAGCCGGTTTCGGTAGAAAGGGTAAGGCTAAGGGTGATATTCCAGGTGTTAGATTCAAGGTCGTTAAGGTCTCTGGTGTCTCCTTGTTGGCTTTAtggaaggaaaagaaggaaaagcCAAGATCATAA
- the NCAS0E00850 gene encoding uncharacterized protein (ancestral locus Anc_3.486), with the protein MEHRLSTTSTEHDFEDVSSFSSIDSYQPEPFTGVKEPTAYKGTDRKDTLSGDETELKQEHTNATATSSHTKDGITSRTSMSTLRRPDSNAIERVITSNAKEGNTETLGSLAAKGLDLNKKATLDINAPLTSNPADVAFPEEYNLETETGLVKAKTIETLRRETSRVSSTRRGDDVVSHKSQATGKSQRSAQSLQAEKLNLAVEKNKKELEKIEKHKHQKGLKGFMNRLFD; encoded by the coding sequence atGGAGCACCGTCTATCAACTACCAGCACTGAACATGACTTCGAGGACGTCTCTTCTTTCTCCTCGATAGACTCATATCAACCAGAACCATTCACTGGTGTAAAGGAACCCACAGCTTATAAAGGGACGGACCGCAAGGATACCTTAAGTGGAGATGAGACCGAGTTGAAACAAGAGCATACTAATGCTACAGCAACATCTTCCCACACTAAGGACGGGATCACTTCTCGAACAAGTATGAGTACACTAAGAAGACCTGATTCCAATGCCATTGAAAGAGTGATTACTTCTAATGCTAAGGAGGGGAATACAGAAACTTTGGGTTCCCTTGCGGCTAAGGGCTTGGATTTAAATAAGAAGGCAACGTTAGATATTAATGCTCCATTAACATCGAATCCGGCTGATGTTGCGTTCCCTGAGGAGTACAACCTTGAGACGGAGACTGGGTTAGTAAAGGCCAAGACTATAGAGACGTTACGAAGGGAAACTTCTAGGGTTTCTTCTACAAGACGCGGCGATGATGTAGTATCTCACAAGTCGCAAGCCACCGGGAAGAGTCAAAGAAGTGCACAATCACTCCAGGCTGAGAAGTTAAACTTGGCCGTggagaagaacaagaaggaGTTAGAGAAGATCGAGAAACATAAACATCAAAAGGGTTTAAAAGGCTTTATGAACAGATTATTTGATTAA
- the NCAS0E00840 gene encoding uncharacterized protein (ancestral locus Anc_3.487) — translation MGNSSPQIKLINKQQTMCILLATTAHPQYELILISNRDEFFERKTHVSCWHNDDFILSPFDMAKSCELHEKKIFGTWIGINRDAKIATILNLKLESQLDLKQLVKPQSRGMIPFVFLSEHDSDFNKWDTYEKFDGKYNYLRKTGDFNFFYGDPLNDEYRIIDSKGNTFKVLSGDPYLTVSNDMFATGGITVERASNNRIAEWRKIKFGKILLQDLVEESKSLDEDMLIEKCFKLASTCSVQPKENTKFNQNSTLPMETIFVPPLECEVNDDIGTSLSVGKYYGTRSQIVILISKNHERVKLVEHILYTSDNDIQHYSSTNPKEVKSFEFKPNIQKN, via the coding sequence ATGGGGAACTCCTCTCCACAAATAAAACTGAtcaacaaacaacaaacaatgTGTATTCTATTAGCAACAACAGCCCATCCCCAGTATGAACTTATTCTAATATCTAATAGGGACGAATTCTTTGAGAGGAAAACACACGTATCGTGCTGGCATAACGATGATTTTATATTGTCCCCTTTCGACATGGCAAAATCCTGCGAACTacatgaaaagaaaatattcgGTACCTGGATAGGCATAAATAGAGATGCAAAGATAGCGACtatattgaatttgaagctAGAGAGTCAACTAGACTTGAAACAGTTAGTAAAGCCCCAATCTAGAGGTATGATACCGTTCGTATTTCTTTCCGAGCATGATTCagatttcaataaatggGATACATATGAGAAGTTTGATGGTAAATACAATTACTTGCGGAAGACGGGtgatttcaattttttttatggAGATCCATTGAATGATGAATATAGGATCATAGATTCAAAGGGGAATACTTTTAAAGTTTTGAGTGGTGATCCTTATTTGACTGTTTCCAATGATATGTTTGCAACAGGTGGAATTACTGTAGAAAGAGCTTCAAATAATAGGATAGCAGAATGGAGGAAGATAAAATTTGGGAAAATTCTACTGCAAGATCTAGTCGAAGAATCGAAATCTTTAGACGAGGATATGTTAATAGAAAAATGCTTTAAACTTGCATCTACATGCTCAGTACAACCCAAAGAGAACACTAAATTTAATCAAAATTCAACACTCCCAATGGAAACAATATTTGTTCCGCCACTGGAATGTGAAGTAAATGACGACATTGGTACATCTTTGTCAGTGGGGAAATATTACGGTACAAGGTCTCAAATAGTGATTCTGATAAGTAAAAATCATGAAAGGGTAAAATTGGTGGA
- the NCAS0E00910 gene encoding uncharacterized protein (ancestral locus Anc_3.466), translating to MMNYSVTGKYIEALVAQYLKKNGFEETLSSFLKEASLPLAVVDDKEQLQVEDDLETIVADRIKFNEHSLALKMGRLKLNDNISESVALFKSWNHTVKFTSVLKRELNALTIAAQFCNDNNEIILSMSNREILLYNADQFEQVSKLSQPSNNAGISKLCGTFNDENSSYYYATSMNGMLTLYDATGAFIDNATWKIHDKMITHIKIWKCNMVWYVISTGLDNCLKLSCLNLPKDGIPSLKTTCEEKLSSSCTALELQFQDFTEKDILVRKPMILITKEESTQLSCFTVATSGKLELLYNLALNNTQFTSHSFTVRDMVTLDKSLLFKPSLEEKYLAIVTSHVPYMRLILVRLPTSKELQDRELRSASETSYSTTLYGNIVANMVTKVGQDGYSQPILKKLEQLNGLVVGANDGLYAIDIANGDSWRFRTTNEFKHDRVKCLDVNQDGSMIVVGMADRSIYELATK from the coding sequence atgatgaattattcGGTAActggaaaatatattgaagcTCTTGTGGCgcaatatttgaagaaaaatgggTTTGAAGAGACATTGAGTTCTTTTTTGAAGGAAGCGTCTCTTCCCTTGGCTGTGGTAGACGATAAGGAACAATTACAGGTAGAAgatgatttggaaacaattGTTGCAGAcagaattaaatttaatgaacaTTCACTTGCTCTCAAAATGGGCAGGTTGAAGTTAAACGACAACATAAGCGAATCAGTGGcacttttcaaatcttggaaTCATACTGTGAAATTCACCTCTGTTCTCAAGAGAGAACTTAATGCCCTCACAATTGCAGCCCAGTTCTGTAATgacaataatgaaattatattGTCGATGTCCAATAGAGAAATTTTGTTATATAACGCAGATCAGTTCGAGCAAGTGAGTAAACTTTCTCAGCCTTCAAATAACGCCGGCATTAGCAAACTCTGTGGAACAttcaatgatgaaaatagTTCATATTATTATGCAACTTCAATGAATGGAATGCTGACTTTATATGATGCCACAGGTGCATTCATTGACAATGCCACTTGGAAAATACACGATAAAATGATTACTCATATCAAAATCTGGAAATGTAATATGGTCTGGTACGTTATTAGTACAGGTTTAGATAATTGTCTGAAGCTAAGTTGTTTGAATCTTCCTAAAGACGGAATCCCTTCATTAAAAACTACATGTGAAGAGAAATTGTCCTCCTCCTGTACAGCTTTAGAATTgcaatttcaagattttacTGAGAAAGATATTCTTGTTAGGAAACCTATGATTTTAATTActaaagaagaatcaaCACAACTTTCGTGTTTCACTGTCGCTACTAGTGGAAAGCTGGAGTTATTGTACAATTTGGCGTTGAATAATACACAATTCACATCACATTCTTTTACTGTAAGAGACATGGTTACTCTAGATAAATCATTACTATTTAAACCATcacttgaagaaaaatatttagcCATTGTTACTTCACATGTGCCGTATATGAGATTGATTTTAGTACGATTACCTACTTCTAAGGAACTTCAGGACCGGGAACTTAGGTCTGCTTCCGAAACCTCCTATTCCACAACTCTTTACGGCAATATAGTAGCCAACATGGTTACTAAAGTGGGCCAAGATGGTTACTCTCAGCCGATTCTAAAAAAACTGGAACAATTGAATGGACTTGTTGTTGGTGCCAACGATGGATTATATGCTATTGATATTGCAAATGGTGATTCTTGGAGATTTCGAACGACAAATGAGTTTAAGCATGATAGAGTTAAATGTCTAGATGTAAACCAGGATGGTTCTATGATTGTAGTAGGAATGGCAGATAGGTCCATATATGAACTAGCAACAAAATAA
- the SCD6 gene encoding Scd6p (ancestral locus Anc_3.464) — MSEYIGKTISLISVTDNRYVGLLEGIDSDKGTVTLNEVRCFGTEGRKNWGPDEIYPQNTVYNSVKFNGNEVKDLSILEVKIEDVHPVLPPTATAVPMMPMQEQPRSQAPPSQQSAPPQQVPSVVAGYGAYAPPPGSAASAPTATQTTTLPSEPTTQPQQTTAFSSSTGESEFAGLQGEIQPPHDRGNRERSNQNRRRGSHSRKIEIPKSDFDFQSSNAKFAKEAPDIANEHVESTSHDVPSSVHVNDGQETALAQNENATPDTFYNKKSSFFDSISTSTEANTNMRWQEEKVLNLDTFGQTSARPNFHGGRGRGRGRGGRGGRGRGRGGRGGRGGYYNNNQHQGDYQNRNNNNYNQHQQFSNDTTHQVEF; from the coding sequence ATGTCAGAATATATCGGGAAAACAATCTCTCTGATTTCCGTTACGGATAACAGATATGTGGGTTTGCTAGAAGGAATTGACTCCGACAAGGGGACTGTCACATTGAATGAAGTTCGTTGTTTCGGTACAGAAGGTCGTAAGAACTGGGGCCCCGATGAAATTTACCCTCAAAATACTGTCTACAACTCCGTCAAGTTTAATGGGAATGAAGTCAAAGATTTGAGTATCCTAGAAgttaaaattgaagatgttcACCCTGTCTTACCACCTACTGCAACTGCTGTACCAATGATGCCAATGCAAGAACAACCAAGAAGCCAGGCTCCTCCATCACAGCAATCAGCACCACCACAACAGGTTCCATCTGTTGTGGCCGGATATGGTGCTTATGCCCCTCCTCCAGGTTCGGCGGCATCTGCACCAACAGCAACTCAGACAACCACATTACCATCCGAACCCACTAcacaaccacaacaaacaacagctttctcttcttcaacaggGGAATCGGAATTTGCGGGTCTTCAAGGAGAAATACAACCACCACACGATCGTGGTAATAGAGAAAgatcaaatcaaaataGACGTCGTGGCTCTCATTCGAGAAAAATCgaaattccaaaatctgATTTCGATTTCCAATCTAGTAATGCTAAGTTTGCCAAGGAAGCTCCTGATATTGCTAATGAACATGTTGAATCTACTTCCCATGATGTTCCTAGTTCTGTTCATGTTAATGATGGTCAAGAGACTGCCTTAGctcaaaatgaaaatgctACCCCCGACACAttttataataaaaaatcatcatttttcGATTCGATTTCAACGTCAACAGAAGCAAACACTAATATGAGATggcaagaagaaaaagtGCTGAATTTGGATACTTTTGGCCAAACATCAGCTAGACCAAATTTCCATGGCGGTAGAGGAAGAGGTAGAGGCAGAGGCGGTAGAGGTGGAAGAGGCAGAGGTAGAGGCGGCAGAGGTGGAAGAGGTGGTTATTACAATAACAATCAACATCAAGGTGACTATCAAAAcagaaataataataattataatCAACACCAACAATTCTCAAACGACACAACCCACCAGGTCGagttttga
- the DAM1 gene encoding Dam1p (ancestral locus Anc_3.458), whose product MSQEQAKLTDYRTTTDYKLSISSNPASRRSSLASTSEGNFGSSTGNADTNHMDNGDDGSNVIHEFLLPQIQELTDSMITLDGNLTRLNFIHESLVDLNESIGSLLYGLMCNSWCVEFPNVPHVLERELRTVKRIEWMKAEKKSLQEQIANIRNGNDNNQNISKVNNYNNANKNQKGSFNPPLFPSTQGRTTSRNPDNSNTHAIINKSSHKMASSNKHPENNDENIDDNSSEASFVSNPALEFQNSGNNHNSSKSKLRRKSILHTIRNSVASHADVYDRESTATGNRMSLGTGASRIVKKTNIAAPSQRRSTILKGHASRVSSGNARSQAKNPPSSDSDKRRPPFR is encoded by the coding sequence ATGAGTCAAGAACAAGCAAAATTAACGGATTACAGAACTACTACAGATTATAAGCTGTCTATAAGCAGCAATCCTGCATCGAGAAGATCCTCACTTGCCTCTACTAGCGAGGGGAACTTCGGTAGTTCCACAGGCAATGCTGATACAAACCATATGGATAATGGTGATGATGGATCAAATGTGATACATGAATTTCTTTTACCCCAAATCCAAGAATTAACCGACTCTATGATCACTTTGGATGGGAATCTAACGCGATTAAACTTTATCCATGAAAGTCTCGttgatttaaatgaatCCATTGGGTCGCTACTTTATGGACTGATGTGTAACTCTTGGTGTGTtgaatttccaaatgttCCTCACGTGCTAGAGAGAGAATTGAGAACCGTGAAACGAATAGAATGGATGAaagctgaaaagaaatcaCTACAGGAACAGATTGCTAACATTAGAAATGGCAACGATAATAATCAGaatatttccaaagttAATAACTATAATAATGCGAACAAAAATCAAAAAGGATCATTCAATCCCCCTTTATTCCCCTCAACGCAAGGTCGGACTACTTCAAGAAACCCCGATAACAGTAACACTCATGCTATTATCAACAAGTCCTCTCATAAAATGGCATCTTCTAACAAGCATCCTGAAAATAATGACGAAAATATAGATGATAATAGTAGTGAAGCATCATTTGTTTCTAATCCTGCATTGGAATTCCAGAATTCCGGTAATAACCATAATAGTAGCAAGAGTAAGCTAAGGAGGAAGTCAATCCTGCACACAATTAGAAATAGTGTGGCATCACATGCAGATGTTTATGATCGAGAGAGCACGGCAACGGGAAATAGAATGTCCTTAGGAACTGGGGCGAGTAGGATAGTAAAGAAGACTAACATAGCGGCACCATCGCAAAGAAGGAGCACAATATTGAAAGGCCATGCCTCTCGTGTTTCCTCTGGTAATGCCCGTTCTCAGGCCAAAAATCCTCCCAGCTCGGATAGCGATAAAAGAAGACCACCGTTTAGGTAA
- the CLD1 gene encoding carboxylic ester hydrolase (ancestral locus Anc_3.454) — MLRRRSFMLTLKTTLQTIFKRRQRIGTIAKQESQRNVTEYATSNTILPQPSTPPVAIPITDIITSLPSLFPRSLHDSRRDYNTFTTDIDSLQLNLLKTLPFFPMGSSQKVAKLIRTPIDDEGNYINEFCIMPAVKDGDYSSPDLKHLIFIHGYGAGLGFFLKNLENIPLLDNKWCIHAIDLPGYGFSSRFKFPFHYPNDSQTKVQKWFHDRIYRWFRERNLLQNPQNNLVMAHSLGAYLMAHYAFHFSNHFKKIIMCSPAGVSQFAVGKQNKQPPWWYNKLWDLNYSPFSLVRNSGIYGSKITSGWSYRRFKPTSFNGLNESQFEALHKYTYGIFNKNGSGEYLLSFILSCGGDPRFALEDNLFKEENPPEDLCDWVWVYGDRDWMDINGAHRISRRLVKKAGDTSKSKVHVIPSAGHHLYLDNYKAFNNLIIKEMETMG; from the coding sequence ATGTTGAGAAGAAGATCGTTTATGCTCACTCTGAAAACAACACTGcaaacaatatttaaaagaCGACAAAGAATCGGCACCATCGCCAAACAAGAATCGCAAAGAAACGTTACTGAATATGCCACATCGAATACCATCTTACCACAACCTTCGACTCCACCGGTTGCCATTCCTATAACTGATATCATTACTTCTTTACCCAGTTTATTCCCAAGATCATTACATGACTCAAGAAGGGATTATAATACCTTCACCACCGACATAGATTCCTTACAGTtgaatcttttgaaaaccTTGCCTTTTTTCCCCATGGGATCATCGCAAAAGGTTGCAAAATTAATTAGGACACCCATCGATGACGAGGGCAATTATATAAATGAGTTTTGTATCATGCCGGCTGTGAAGGATGGTGATTACTCTTCACCAGACTTGAAGCATTTAATTTTCATTCATGGATATGGTGCTGGTCTTGGGTTTTTTCTTAAGAATCtggaaaatattccattacTTGATAATAAATGGTGTATTCATGCTATAGATCTGCCCGGGTATGGGTTTTCATCAAGATTTAAGTTCCCCTTCCATTACCCTAACGATTCTCAAACCAAAGTTCAAAAATGGTTTCATGACAGGATATACCGTTGGTTTCGTGAAAGAAATCTTTTACAAAATCCTCAAAATAATTTAGTCATGGCTCATTCATTAGGTGCTTATTTAATGGCACATTATGCATTCCATTTCTCAAAccattttaaaaaaattattatgtgTTCACCTGCTGGGGTATCACAATTTGCAGTTGGAAAGCAAAACAAACAACCTCCTTGGTGGTATAATAAGTTATGGGATCTGAATTATTCACCCTTTTCCCTTGTAAGAAACTCCGGAATTTATGGATCCAAAATAACAAGTGGCTGGTCATACAGAAGATTCAAGCCCACATCTTTTAACGGATTAAATGAATCACAATTTGAAGCACTTCATAAGTATACATATGGAATCTTCAATAAGAATGGTTCTGGTGAATATTTGTTAAGTTTCATATTAAGTTGTGGTGGTGATCCAAGATTTGCCCTAGAGGATAATCTATTTAAAGAGGAGAACCCCCCTGAAGACTTATGCGATTGGGTTTGGGTTTATGGAGATAGAGATTGGATGGATATAAATGGAGCTCATCGAATTTCAAGGAGGTTGGTAAAGAAAGCTGGTGACACAAGTAAGAGCAAAGTTCATGTCATTCCGTCAGCAGGACACCATCtatatttggataattACAAGGCCTTCAACAATTTGATTATAAAGGAGATGGAAACTATGGGTTAA
- the SHY1 gene encoding cytochrome oxidase assembly protein SHY1 (ancestral locus Anc_3.457): MSLNKVGLTQFSIGTRQLLGRRFHPQIPLSAVLQAKRNVITSTFDWKPMKTTNNPNEEQDEGGSHRWHVGRKIALGLMFAMPIISFYLGTWQLRRLKWKTRLIATCETKLIYDPIPLPKDFQEDMATDWEYRKVILKGKFLHDEEMFVGPRAKNGQKGYLLFTPFVLADSGRKVMIERGWISEEKVAPESRMLHHLSLPQGDNVEVICMIRPPQHRGKFQWAKEDRNSRLWQVSDIYDMAKTSGCEAVDFQAVYDMSDHKLPTAESTKAATSNSPFSWKFWQSSYGATESQKQSSRNNLEKPETDSTVQFNEYQFIKAGVPIGKKPTIDLRNAHLQYLVTWYGLSFLSTIFLIVALKRYSKRSVISPEQLKRDKLKHAKKYM, encoded by the coding sequence ATGTCTCTTAATAAAGTTGGATTGACACAATTCAGTATAGGAACTCGACAGCTTCTCGGTAGACGGTTCCACCCCCAAATCCCGCTCTCAGCGGTATTACAAGCCAAGAGAAATGTTATAACTTCTACTTTTGATTGGAAACCAATGAAGACGACCAACAATCCGAATGAGGAACAAGATGAGGGAGGGTCACACCGTTGGCATGTAGGGAGAAAGATTGCACTTGGATTGATGTTTGCTATGCccattatttcattttatttGGGGACATGGCAATTAAGAAGACTTAAATGGAAGACGAGATTAATTGCCACCTGCGAGACGAAACTAATTTATGACCCTATCCCATTACCTAAGGATTTTCAAGAGGATATGGCTACAGATTGGGAATACAGAAAAGTCATCTTGAAGGGTAAATTCCTtcatgatgaagaaatgtttGTGGGTCCAAGGGCTAAGAACGGTCAAAAAggttatttattatttacacCCTTTGTGTTAGCTGATTCCGGTAGAAAGGTAATGATTGAAAGAGGTTGGATATCTGAGGAGAAAGTAGCCCCAGAAAGCAGAATGTTGCACCATTTATCATTACCACAAGGGGACAATGTGGAGGTCATTTGTATGATTCGTCCTCCACAGCACAGAGGAAAGTTTCAATGGGCCAAAGAAGATCGAAATTCAAGATTATGGCAAGTCTCTGATATATATGATATGGCCAAAACGTCGGGCTGTGAAGCGGTCGATTTCCAAGCTGTTTATGATATGAGTGATCACAAACTTCCAACTGCAGAATCAACAAAGGCTGCTACCTCAAATAGTCCATTTTCTTGGAAGTTTTGGCAGAGTAGTTACGGTGCAACTGAAAGTCAAAAGCAGTCATCTAGGAATAACTTAGAGAAACCAGAGACGGATTCCACAGTTCAATTCAACGAATATCAGTTTATCAAAGCGGGTGTTCCAATTGGGAAGAAACCAACTATTGATTTAAGAAACGCACATTTGCAATATTTGGTCACTTGGTATGGCCTATCCTTTCTAAGTACCATATTCCTAATCGTCGCCCTGAAGAGATACTCGAAACGTTCTGTCATCTCACcagaacaattgaagaggGACAAATTGAAACATGCCAAGAAGTACAtgtaa